From one Bordetella genomosp. 9 genomic stretch:
- the metX gene encoding homoserine O-succinyltransferase MetX — MTATIEQSAGAGVSAQPAGQRAAAPVSTSAVAAGVPPAAPPPASHSVGVVAPVFLKFTEPLLLANGQSLPSYELAVETYGTLNAERSNAVLVCHALNASHHVAGISADDPKDIGWWDNMVGPGKPVDTERFFVIGINNLGSCFGSTGPASINPETGKPWGAAFPVLTVEDWVHAQARVADHFGIGRFAAVMGGSLGGMQALSWATACPDRVAHCVVIASTPRLSAQNIGFNEVARRAIITDPDFHGGDYYAHGTVPHRGLAVARMLGHITYLSQDDMAEKFGRTQREPGANGEYRYGYDVEFEVESYLRYQGEKFSRYFDANTYLLITRALDYFDPSRTHGGDLARSLAAASAGFLLVSFSTDWRFPPERSREIVRALLKNNRPVTYAEIDAPHGHDAFLLDDARYHAVVRAYYDRIAHELGLPPRALEPRGAE; from the coding sequence ATGACTGCAACCATCGAGCAATCCGCTGGCGCGGGCGTATCCGCGCAACCTGCCGGTCAACGCGCTGCCGCCCCCGTATCCACGTCGGCCGTAGCCGCCGGCGTCCCGCCCGCCGCGCCGCCCCCGGCGTCCCATTCCGTCGGAGTGGTGGCGCCCGTCTTCCTGAAATTCACCGAGCCCCTGCTGCTGGCCAACGGCCAGTCCCTGCCCAGCTACGAACTGGCGGTGGAAACCTACGGCACCTTGAACGCCGAGCGCAGCAATGCGGTGCTGGTATGCCACGCGCTGAACGCCTCGCACCACGTGGCCGGCATCTCGGCGGACGACCCCAAGGATATCGGCTGGTGGGACAACATGGTCGGTCCGGGCAAGCCCGTCGATACCGAGCGCTTCTTCGTGATCGGCATCAACAACCTGGGCTCCTGCTTCGGTTCGACCGGGCCGGCCAGCATCAATCCGGAAACCGGCAAGCCCTGGGGCGCCGCCTTCCCGGTGCTCACGGTCGAAGACTGGGTGCACGCCCAGGCGCGCGTGGCCGACCATTTCGGCATCGGCCGGTTCGCCGCCGTCATGGGCGGTTCGCTGGGCGGCATGCAGGCCCTGAGCTGGGCCACCGCATGTCCCGACCGCGTGGCGCATTGCGTGGTCATCGCCAGCACGCCGCGCCTGTCGGCGCAGAACATCGGGTTCAACGAAGTGGCGCGCCGCGCCATCATCACGGACCCCGATTTCCATGGCGGCGATTATTACGCCCATGGCACGGTGCCGCATCGGGGCCTGGCGGTCGCGCGCATGCTCGGGCACATCACCTATCTGTCGCAGGACGACATGGCGGAGAAGTTCGGCCGCACGCAGCGCGAACCCGGCGCCAATGGCGAGTACCGCTACGGTTACGACGTCGAATTCGAAGTCGAATCCTATCTGCGCTACCAGGGCGAAAAATTCTCGCGCTATTTCGACGCCAACACCTATCTGCTGATTACGCGCGCCCTGGATTACTTCGATCCGTCGCGCACGCATGGCGGCGACCTGGCGCGTTCGCTGGCGGCGGCGAGCGCGGGCTTCCTGCTGGTGTCCTTCAGCACGGACTGGCGTTTCCCGCCGGAGCGATCGCGCGAGATCGTGCGGGCCCTGCTGAAGAACAACCGCCCGGTCACCTATGCGGAGATCGACGCGCCGCACGGCCACGATGCCTTCCTGCTGGACGACGCGCGCTATCACGCGGTGGTGCGCGCCTATTACGACCGGATCGCGCATGAGCTGGGCTTGCCGCCCCGCGCGCTCGAACCCAGGGGGGCCGAATGA
- a CDS encoding helix-turn-helix domain-containing protein — protein sequence MPEKKLSEREAACLQWAAAGKTSRETAMILGVTERTVNFHLQNACRKLCARNRRAAVATALTCGLLAACRVDGGEH from the coding sequence ATGCCAGAAAAGAAGTTGTCAGAACGCGAGGCTGCCTGCCTGCAATGGGCGGCAGCCGGCAAGACCAGCCGGGAAACCGCCATGATCCTCGGCGTTACCGAGCGGACCGTGAATTTCCACCTGCAGAACGCCTGCCGCAAGCTGTGCGCGCGCAACCGCCGCGCCGCCGTGGCCACGGCGCTGACCTGCGGCCTGCTGGCCGCCTGCCGCGTCGACGGCGGCGAGCACTGA
- the gshA gene encoding glutamate--cysteine ligase produces the protein MTDISARRYARLDANRDLLTRTLRGIEKEGLRVDDHGHLARTPHPVALGSALTNEHITTDYSEALLELITGTHRDIGSLLGELADIHRFVNANLGGELIWNQSMPAALPSEADIPIAWYGKSNTGMLKHVYRRGLAHRYGKTMQCIAGVHYNFSLDDGIWTLLEPPGASEQERRSAGYIGLIRNFTRYSWLLMYLFGAAPALSKDFLRGREHPLQSLDADTLYLPYATSLRMGDLGYHNPAQSQLKPCYNDLSTFLQRLYAAVTMPWPAYEAIGTKRDGEWIQLNTNVLQIENEYYSSIRPKRATGRCERPITALAERGVQYVEVRCLDIDPFEPVGIAADTARFADAFLLFCATSDSPYFDDAGFCSTSAGNFNRVVNEGRRPGLELVREGASVSLRIWGKELLDRILPYAELLDAAYGGTAYRQAVAAQAGKLDEPQSTPSARLLDELKRSGASFLEYTLRQSRQHADTLLASPLESGKAARYAETARASLADQAAIEAGDTMDFDTYVARYHQALKPPK, from the coding sequence GTGACCGATATTTCCGCCCGTCGATACGCCCGCCTGGACGCCAACCGGGATCTGCTTACCCGTACCCTGCGCGGCATCGAAAAAGAGGGCCTGCGGGTCGACGACCACGGGCATCTGGCGCGTACGCCGCATCCGGTCGCGCTGGGTTCGGCGCTGACCAACGAACACATCACCACCGACTATTCCGAAGCGCTGCTGGAGCTGATCACCGGCACCCACCGCGACATCGGCAGCCTGTTGGGCGAACTGGCGGACATTCATCGTTTCGTCAACGCCAACCTGGGCGGCGAACTGATCTGGAACCAGTCCATGCCGGCGGCCCTGCCGTCCGAGGCGGACATTCCCATCGCCTGGTACGGCAAGTCCAATACCGGCATGCTCAAGCATGTCTACCGCCGCGGGCTGGCGCATCGCTACGGCAAGACCATGCAGTGCATCGCCGGCGTGCACTACAACTTTTCGCTGGACGACGGCATCTGGACCTTGCTGGAGCCGCCGGGCGCCAGCGAGCAGGAACGCCGCTCGGCCGGCTACATCGGCCTGATCCGCAATTTCACGCGCTATTCCTGGCTGTTGATGTACCTGTTCGGCGCCGCGCCGGCCCTGTCCAAGGACTTCCTGCGCGGCCGCGAACACCCCTTGCAATCGCTGGACGCCGATACCCTGTACCTGCCCTACGCCACCAGCCTGCGCATGGGCGACCTGGGCTATCACAATCCGGCGCAGTCCCAGCTCAAGCCCTGCTACAACGATCTGTCGACCTTCCTGCAACGCCTGTACGCGGCGGTGACGATGCCCTGGCCCGCCTACGAGGCCATCGGCACCAAGCGCGACGGCGAGTGGATCCAGCTGAACACCAACGTCCTGCAGATCGAAAACGAGTACTACTCGAGCATCCGGCCCAAGCGCGCCACCGGCCGCTGCGAGCGCCCCATCACCGCGCTGGCCGAGCGTGGCGTCCAGTACGTGGAAGTCCGCTGCCTGGACATCGATCCCTTCGAGCCCGTCGGCATCGCCGCCGACACGGCGCGGTTCGCCGATGCCTTCCTGCTGTTCTGCGCCACCAGCGACAGCCCGTATTTCGACGACGCCGGCTTCTGTAGCACCAGCGCGGGCAACTTCAACCGTGTCGTCAACGAAGGCCGCCGGCCCGGACTGGAACTGGTGCGCGAAGGCGCGTCCGTGTCCCTGCGCATCTGGGGCAAGGAACTGCTCGACCGCATCCTGCCGTATGCCGAATTGCTGGACGCCGCGTATGGCGGGACGGCCTACCGGCAGGCGGTGGCCGCGCAAGCCGGCAAGCTGGACGAACCGCAGTCCACGCCGTCGGCGCGCCTGCTGGATGAGCTCAAGCGCAGCGGCGCCAGCTTCCTGGAATACACCTTGCGGCAGAGCCGCCAGCATGCCGATACCCTGCTGGCCTCGCCGCTGGAATCCGGCAAGGCGGCGCGGTACGCCGAAACGGCGCGCGCCTCGCTGGCCGACCAGGCCGCGATCGAGGCCGGCGACACGATGGATTTCGATACATACGTCGCACGCTACCACCAGGCCCTGAAGCCGCCCAAGTGA
- the metW gene encoding methionine biosynthesis protein MetW translates to MIAGARTELRADLARIASWINPGSRVLDLGCGDGELLAWLRDQRQVRGAGVEIDDHYVIACVRRGVDVIQQNLEDGLALFDAGQFDTVVLSQTLQSMHRSEHILREMARVAKYGVVSFPNFGYWPHGWSILRGRMPVTGQMPYEWYNTPNIHLCTLRDFEDLAAKLGLRILQRATFNDDREVKLLPGWRSTLAVYRFAAG, encoded by the coding sequence ATGATAGCGGGTGCCCGCACGGAACTGCGCGCCGACCTGGCGCGCATCGCCAGTTGGATCAACCCGGGTTCGCGCGTGCTGGACCTGGGATGCGGAGACGGCGAATTGCTGGCGTGGCTGCGCGATCAGCGCCAGGTGCGCGGCGCCGGTGTCGAAATCGACGACCATTACGTGATCGCATGCGTGCGCCGCGGGGTGGACGTGATCCAGCAAAACCTGGAAGATGGCCTGGCGCTGTTCGACGCCGGCCAGTTCGATACGGTGGTCCTGTCGCAGACCCTGCAGTCCATGCATCGCAGCGAGCATATCCTGCGGGAAATGGCGCGCGTGGCGAAGTACGGCGTCGTATCCTTCCCCAACTTCGGTTATTGGCCGCACGGCTGGTCCATCCTGCGCGGGCGCATGCCGGTGACGGGACAGATGCCTTACGAGTGGTACAACACGCCCAACATTCATTTGTGCACGCTGCGCGATTTCGAGGACCTGGCCGCCAAGCTGGGGCTGCGCATTCTGCAGCGGGCCACGTTCAACGACGACCGCGAAGTCAAGCTGTTGCCCGGATGGCGCAGCACGCTGGCGGTCTATCGCTTCGCCGCCGGTTGA
- a CDS encoding muropeptide transporter — translation MSSAARLYTSRRVAPMLALGFSSGLPLALTSGTLQAWATVAGVSLQDIGFLTLVGTAYTLKFLWAPLIDRYAVPILGRRRGWMLATQLALAVGIAAMGMLSPDSALMPLALLAVVVAFLSATQDIAFDAYSTDVLHKDERGGGAAVKVLGYRIAMLVSGGLALILADGWLGWGNTYVLMGGLMAIGVLATLWAPEPERPAPSPPSLLEAVVEPLREFFSRRGAISLLVLIVLYKLGDAFAGALSTTFLLRGGGFTPTEVGTVNKLLGLAATIVGALAGGSIMARMGLYRSLMLFGVLQAVSNLGYWLVALKPGSLPLMAAAVGLENLCGGLGTASFVALVMALCKQEFSATQFALLSAMAAVGRTYLAGPLTPVLVDRMGWAPFFLVTVLIALPGLVLLYLRRREIQALDQA, via the coding sequence ATTTCGTCCGCCGCCCGCCTTTACACAAGCCGCCGTGTCGCGCCCATGCTGGCGCTGGGTTTTTCCAGCGGACTGCCGCTGGCGCTGACCAGCGGGACGCTGCAGGCCTGGGCCACGGTGGCCGGCGTATCGCTGCAGGACATCGGTTTCCTGACGCTGGTGGGCACGGCCTACACTCTCAAGTTCCTGTGGGCGCCCCTGATCGATCGTTATGCCGTACCCATCCTGGGACGCCGGCGCGGCTGGATGCTTGCGACGCAATTGGCCCTGGCGGTGGGCATCGCCGCCATGGGCATGCTGTCGCCGGACAGCGCGCTGATGCCGCTGGCCCTGCTGGCGGTGGTGGTCGCCTTTCTGTCGGCGACGCAGGACATTGCCTTCGACGCCTACAGCACCGACGTCCTGCATAAGGACGAGCGGGGCGGCGGCGCGGCCGTCAAGGTGCTGGGGTACCGCATCGCCATGCTGGTATCGGGCGGCCTGGCCCTGATCCTGGCCGATGGCTGGCTGGGCTGGGGCAATACCTATGTGCTGATGGGCGGCCTGATGGCGATCGGCGTGCTGGCCACGCTATGGGCGCCGGAGCCCGAGCGTCCCGCGCCGTCGCCGCCCTCGCTGCTGGAGGCGGTGGTGGAGCCCCTGCGGGAGTTCTTCTCGCGCCGCGGCGCCATCAGCCTGTTGGTCCTGATCGTGCTGTACAAGCTGGGCGATGCGTTCGCCGGCGCCCTGTCCACCACCTTCCTGCTGCGCGGGGGCGGCTTCACGCCGACCGAAGTCGGCACGGTGAACAAGCTGCTGGGTCTGGCGGCCACCATCGTGGGCGCGCTGGCTGGCGGATCCATCATGGCCCGCATGGGCCTCTACCGGTCGCTGATGCTGTTCGGCGTGCTGCAGGCGGTGTCCAACCTGGGCTACTGGCTGGTCGCGCTCAAGCCCGGCAGCCTGCCCCTGATGGCGGCCGCCGTGGGCCTGGAAAACCTGTGCGGCGGGCTGGGCACGGCGTCCTTCGTGGCGCTGGTCATGGCGTTGTGCAAGCAGGAATTTTCGGCCACGCAGTTCGCGCTGCTGTCGGCGATGGCGGCGGTGGGCCGCACCTATCTGGCCGGACCGCTGACGCCGGTCCTGGTCGACCGGATGGGCTGGGCGCCGTTCTTCCTGGTCACGGTGCTGATCGCGCTGCCCGGGCTGGTGCTGCTGTACCTGCGCCGGCGTGAAATCCAGGCGCTGGACCAGGCCTAG